One window of Nocardia nova SH22a genomic DNA carries:
- a CDS encoding DUF6131 family protein produces MLTLGVILLVLGFIFGIPILWTLGIIAVVIGAILFLLGRMGRPVGGRAHYF; encoded by the coding sequence GTGCTTACCCTGGGTGTAATTCTTCTGGTTCTCGGATTTATTTTCGGAATTCCGATTCTGTGGACTTTGGGAATCATCGCCGTGGTCATCGGCGCGATCTTGTTCCTGCTGGGACGGATGGGCCGCCCGGTCGGAGGTCGCGCGCATTATTTCTAG
- a CDS encoding CsbD family protein translates to MSDHARSGAEEGVESVVEGIKGRVKEAAGALAGNKDLREEGSAQQDKAEAQKEAAKNEARAEKDRAEADLHEQRQKSHQDE, encoded by the coding sequence ATGTCCGACCATGCGCGCAGCGGTGCGGAAGAAGGGGTCGAGAGCGTCGTCGAGGGAATCAAGGGCCGCGTCAAGGAAGCCGCCGGAGCTCTGGCCGGAAATAAGGATCTGCGCGAAGAAGGCAGCGCCCAGCAGGACAAGGCCGAAGCGCAAAAGGAAGCCGCCAAGAACGAGGCGCGCGCCGAAAAGGACCGTGCCGAGGCCGACCTCCACGAACAGCGCCAGAAAAGCCATCAGGACGAATGA
- a CDS encoding TetR/AcrR family transcriptional regulator — protein MPKIVDRTQRRDEVAAALWRLAYREGWDAVSLRKVAAEAGLSLGSLQHYFAGIDDLLDYAAAGVLDILDARLVEQLTTLADPARAESTVRQVLQNMIPGSADASAPDGTWRIEVMAWLAVVNRATRNPEMSARLSAGSDRLADAIAAALRSSTRRSADDARRDARALLSLVEGLLLQMARRDIGPKEASAVITRFVALAFGS, from the coding sequence GTGCCGAAGATCGTCGATCGCACGCAGCGACGTGACGAGGTGGCGGCCGCGCTGTGGCGACTGGCCTACCGTGAGGGCTGGGATGCGGTGAGCCTGCGCAAGGTCGCGGCGGAAGCGGGGCTGTCGCTCGGATCGCTGCAGCACTACTTCGCCGGGATCGATGATCTGCTCGACTACGCGGCCGCGGGGGTACTCGACATCCTCGACGCGCGGCTCGTCGAACAGCTCACCACGCTGGCCGATCCTGCCCGTGCCGAATCGACTGTGCGCCAAGTGCTTCAGAACATGATTCCGGGATCTGCGGACGCATCGGCACCGGACGGCACTTGGCGAATCGAGGTGATGGCATGGCTGGCAGTGGTCAACCGGGCTACCCGGAATCCGGAGATGTCGGCACGGCTGTCCGCCGGTTCCGATCGGCTCGCGGACGCGATCGCCGCTGCCCTGCGATCGAGTACACGGCGGTCTGCCGATGATGCGCGACGCGATGCGCGCGCCCTGCTGTCGCTGGTCGAGGGTCTGCTGCTCCAGATGGCGCGGCGCGATATCGGTCCGAAGGAAGCCTCAGCGGTGATCACGCGCTTCGTCGCCCTCGCCTTCGGCAGCTGA
- a CDS encoding FAD-dependent monooxygenase has protein sequence MFDVIIAGCGPTGAMLAAELRLHDVRVLVLERELEPEVGVRILGLHIRSLELLAMRGLLDRFLEQGRRRPVGGSFAAIAAPTPDLGSAHAYLLGIPQTAIERLLGDHAAELGAEIRRGCAVDGFTQDDEGVSVELADGQRLRARYLVGCDGARSTVRGLLGVEFPGEPARNDTLMGEMKVGVPQEDISAKMAEIGTTNRRINIRPLGEEFYSVVVPAAGVSEDRTPPALEDFRNRLRAIAGTDFGVHDLRRSSRFGDATRLAEHYRVGRVLLAGDAAHIHPPIGGQGCNLGIQDAVNLGWKLAAQIRGWAPETLLDTYETERHPVAANVLDNTRAQAELMSPEPGPQAVRRLFTELMNFDEVNRHLLEKITATDIRYDFGDGPDLLGRRQRDIELGQGHLYDRLHRGRGLLLDRTDRLTIRGWRDRVDLITDPTAALDVPAILLRPDGYIAWIGEHQQDLNDQLARWFGPAAPE, from the coding sequence ATGTTCGATGTGATCATTGCGGGCTGCGGACCGACCGGCGCGATGCTGGCCGCCGAACTGCGTCTGCACGATGTGCGGGTGCTCGTGCTGGAGAGGGAACTCGAGCCCGAGGTGGGCGTGCGCATACTCGGTCTGCATATTCGCAGTCTCGAACTGCTGGCGATGCGCGGACTGCTGGATCGCTTCCTCGAACAGGGGCGGCGGCGTCCGGTCGGCGGCAGCTTCGCCGCCATCGCCGCACCCACGCCCGATCTGGGTTCCGCGCACGCCTATCTGCTGGGCATTCCGCAGACAGCCATCGAGCGACTGCTCGGAGATCATGCGGCCGAACTGGGCGCGGAGATCCGGCGCGGTTGCGCGGTGGACGGTTTCACGCAGGACGACGAGGGCGTGTCCGTCGAACTGGCCGACGGACAGCGGTTGCGCGCGCGATATCTCGTCGGCTGCGACGGCGCGCGCAGCACGGTGCGCGGACTGCTCGGCGTCGAATTCCCCGGCGAGCCCGCACGCAACGACACACTCATGGGCGAAATGAAAGTGGGTGTGCCGCAGGAGGATATCTCCGCCAAGATGGCCGAGATCGGCACGACCAACCGGCGAATCAACATCCGGCCTCTCGGCGAGGAGTTCTACAGTGTCGTGGTCCCCGCTGCCGGAGTCAGCGAGGATCGCACACCGCCCGCCCTCGAGGATTTCCGGAACCGGTTGCGCGCCATAGCCGGAACCGATTTCGGCGTGCACGACCTGCGCCGGTCGTCCCGCTTCGGCGATGCCACCCGGCTGGCCGAACACTATCGCGTCGGACGGGTGCTGCTGGCAGGCGATGCGGCGCACATTCATCCGCCCATCGGCGGCCAGGGCTGCAACCTCGGCATTCAGGATGCGGTCAACCTCGGCTGGAAATTGGCCGCACAGATCCGCGGCTGGGCCCCGGAAACATTGCTGGACACCTACGAGACCGAGCGCCACCCCGTCGCCGCGAACGTCCTGGACAACACCCGCGCCCAGGCGGAACTGATGTCCCCCGAACCTGGCCCGCAGGCCGTACGCAGGCTGTTCACCGAGCTGATGAACTTCGACGAGGTGAACCGCCATCTCCTCGAGAAGATCACCGCGACCGACATCCGCTACGACTTCGGCGACGGACCCGATCTGCTCGGCCGTCGTCAACGCGATATCGAGCTGGGACAAGGCCACCTGTACGACCGGCTCCATCGAGGCCGCGGCCTGCTGCTCGACCGCACCGACCGCCTGACGATCCGGGGCTGGCGGGACCGAGTCGACTTGATCACCGATCCGACTGCGGCACTTGATGTTCCGGCGATACTCCTACGCCCGGACGGCTACATCGCCTGGATCGGCGAACACCAGCAGGATCTGAACGACCAACTCGCACGCTGGTTCGGCCCAGCCGCCCCGGAATGA